The stretch of DNA ATCCCGGTGCTCGATGGCGGCCACCTGCTCTATTACCTGGTCGAGGTGGTCCGTGGCCGCCCGGTCTCCGAACAGGCCCAGGCGGTGGGGTTGCGCATCGGCCTTGCCCTGGTGGGCACCCTGATGCTGATGGCCCTCTATTTCGACCTGATGCGGCTCTGGTAGCCGGGTGTCGGCTTGTCAGTGGCCAGTACAAATGTATAAGGTGCCTGTCTGGACAGGACGGCAGATCAACGCGAGCGAATCGACTGCATGAAAATCAAGACCATCGGACTGGCGGCGCTGCTGCTCGCCGGTGCCCAGGCGGCACTGGCGGAACCTTTCGACGTTTCCGACATAAGGGTTGAAGGGTTGCAGCGGGTCTCCCCCGCCTCCGTGTTCAACGCCTTTCCTGTCAGCGCTCGCGATCGCGTCGATGATCGCGAACTGGCCGACGCGGCTCGGGAGCTCTTCGCCACCGGCCTGTTCGAGGACGTCAGCCTGGCCCGCGAGGGTGACGTGCTGATCATCCAGGTGGTGGAGCGGCCGACCATCGCGCGCATCGACATCGAGGGCAACAGCCAGATTCCCGACGATGACCTGCGCGACGGCCTCAAGCAGGCCGGCCTCGACGAGGGGCAGGTCCTCCAGCTCTCCACTCTCGAGGAGATCCAGCGCGAGCTGGAGGGCGTCTACCAGTCCCAGGGACGCTACAGTGCCCGCATCGAGACCTCCGTCGAGGAGGTGGGCGAGGGGCAGGTCCGGGTCAACATCGACATCGACGAGGGGGCGGTCGCCAAGATCCGCCAGATCAACATCGTCGGCAACCGGGATTTCGACGACGAGACCCTCAGGGAGGTCTTCGAGCTTGAGGACAGGCCCGGCTGGTTCTTCGGCTGGTTCTCGAGCGACGAGTATTCCCGCGAGGCCCTGGCCGGCGACCTGGAGCGGCTGCGCTCCTTCTACCTGGATCGCGGCTACGTGAACTTCAACATCGAGTCCTCCCAGGTCTCGATCAGCCCCGACAAGTCGCGGATCTTCGTCACCGTGAACATCGACGAGGGCAATCAGTATCGCCTCGGGGACATCCGGTTCTCCGGCGACCTGAGGATCGCCGAGCGCGAGGCCCGCCAGCTGCTGGAAGTGGAGAGCGGCGAGATCTTCTCGCGCAGCGACGTCACCGCCTCCTCGGAGGCCCTGCGCTCGCGCCTCGGCGCCGAGGGATTCGCCTTCGCCAACGTCGATGGCATTCCCGAGGTCGCCACGTCCGGCGATACCGTGGACCTGACCTTCCGGGTCGAGCCCGGCCGGCGCGCCTATGTGCGGCGCATCGAGTTCGTCGGCAACACCACCACCCAGGACGAGGTGCTGCGTCGCGAGATGATCCAGATGGAGGGGGCGCCCGCCTCCACCGAGTCGATCAGCCAGTCGCGCCAGCGCCTGGAGCGCCTGGGCTTCTTCAAGCAGGTCGCCGTGGAGACGCGTCCCGTGGCGGGGGAGCCCGACAAGCTCGATGTCACCTACACGGTGGAGGAGCAGCCCTCGGGCTCGATCTCGGCGAGCATCGGCTTCTCCCAGAGCGCCGGGGTCATCTACGGGGCCTCGCTGTCCCAGAACAACTTCCTGGGCACCGGTAACCGGGTCAACGTCGGCGCCCAGCGCAGCGACACCTTCACCAGCCTCAACTTCGGCTTCACCGACCCCTACTGGACCCTGAGCGGCATCTCGCGCGGCTACAGCCTCTTCTATCGCGAGACGGACTACGAGGATTCCGACATCTCGACCTACTCTACCGATTCCTTCGGTGGGGGCATCAACCTCGGCTACCCGATCAACGAGCTGACCCGGCTCAACTTCGGCACCAGCGTCGAGGACCTGTCGATCAAGACCTATCGCGACACGTCCTCCGAGGTCCAGCGCTACGTGGAGGACCAGGGCAGCGAGGCCCAGAGCCTGAAGCTGACCGCCAGCTGGACGCGCAACAACCTCAATCGCGGCATCATGCCCACGGCCGGCAACTATCAGCGGCTGTCGCTGGAAACCGCGGTGCCGGGCAGCGATGCCGAGTACTACAAGCTGCGGGCCCGGGCCCGCCAGATCGTTCCGTTCAACGAGGAGCAGACCTGGGGGCTGAAGTTCAGCGGCGAACTGGGCTATGCGGACAGCATCGGTAACGACCCCTACCCGTTCTACGAGAACTTCTTCTCCGGCGGCCT from Halomonas aestuarii encodes:
- the bamA gene encoding outer membrane protein assembly factor BamA, which produces MKIKTIGLAALLLAGAQAALAEPFDVSDIRVEGLQRVSPASVFNAFPVSARDRVDDRELADAARELFATGLFEDVSLAREGDVLIIQVVERPTIARIDIEGNSQIPDDDLRDGLKQAGLDEGQVLQLSTLEEIQRELEGVYQSQGRYSARIETSVEEVGEGQVRVNIDIDEGAVAKIRQINIVGNRDFDDETLREVFELEDRPGWFFGWFSSDEYSREALAGDLERLRSFYLDRGYVNFNIESSQVSISPDKSRIFVTVNIDEGNQYRLGDIRFSGDLRIAEREARQLLEVESGEIFSRSDVTASSEALRSRLGAEGFAFANVDGIPEVATSGDTVDLTFRVEPGRRAYVRRIEFVGNTTTQDEVLRREMIQMEGAPASTESISQSRQRLERLGFFKQVAVETRPVAGEPDKLDVTYTVEEQPSGSISASIGFSQSAGVIYGASLSQNNFLGTGNRVNVGAQRSDTFTSLNFGFTDPYWTLSGISRGYSLFYRETDYEDSDISTYSTDSFGGGINLGYPINELTRLNFGTSVEDLSIKTYRDTSSEVQRYVEDQGSEAQSLKLTASWTRNNLNRGIMPTAGNYQRLSLETAVPGSDAEYYKLRARARQIVPFNEEQTWGLKFSGELGYADSIGNDPYPFYENFFSGGLGSVRGFTGNTLGSGTTARAAGNDRTLGGNVLVEGSAEVLFPMPFVEDQRSLQASLFLDAGNTYLTDCYAVLQEDADRQQCESGVDLGELRYSAGIGLSWLTPVGPLTFSVAEPLNDKEGDDTQFFQFSLGQTF